The segment CGGCGAGCTCTCCGGCGGGTGGCAGATGCGCGTCGCGCTCGCCCAGCTCCTCCTCCGGCGCCCCGACTTCCTCCTCCTCGACGAGCCCACCAACTACCTCGACCTCGAGGCCCGGACGTGGCTCGAGGAGTTCCTGGTCGCGTACCCGGGGACGCTCATCATGGTCGCGCACGACCGCTACTTCCTGGACGTGACCGTCGACCACATCGCCGAGGTGCTGCACGGGCGCGTCACGGACTACCCGATGAACTACAGCCACTACCTGGCCGAGCGTGAGGAGCGCCTCGAGCAGGCACGCAAGGCCTACGAGGACCAGAAGGCCGAGATCGAGCGCGTCGAGGCGTTCATCCGCCGCTTCCGCTACCAGGCTTCCAAGGCGGCGCTGGTGCAGAGCCGCGTGAAGCAGCTCGAGAAGATGGACCGCCTGCCGCCGCCCGACGGCCACGAGCGCACGCTCAAGATCCGCCTCCCCGAGGCGGCGCGCAGCGGGCGCGCGGTCGTCGAGCTCAAGGGCGCGCGCAAGCGCTTCGGCGCGGTGCGCGTCTACGACGGCGCCGACGTGCTCATCGAGCGCGGGCAGCGGGTCGCGCTGGTCGGGCCGAACGGCGCCGGCAAGACGACGCTGCTCAAGATGCTGGCCGGCGTGCTCGCGCTCGATGGCGGCGAGCGGCGGGTCGGGCAGAACGTCGCACTCGGCTACTTTGCGCAGGATCACGCCGAGATGCTCGACCCCGAGCGCACCGCGCTCGAGGAGGTCCTGGCCGCGGCGTCGATCGAGACGGCGCCGCACGTGCGCTCGCTGCTCGGCGCTTTTCTCTTCTCGGGCGACGCGGTGGAGAAGCGGACCGCGGTGCTCTCGGGCGGCGAGCGGAGCCGGCTCGCGCTCGCCAAGCTCCTGGTCGAGCCGTCGAACTGCCTCCTCCTCGACGAGCCCACCAACCACCTCGATTTGACCGCCAAGGAGGTGCTGATGGAGGCGCTCCTCGCCTACACCGGCACGCTCGTGCTGGTCGCCCACGACCGCTACCTCCTCGACCGGCTGCCGACGCAGGTGATCGAGGTCGGGGGCGGGAAGGCGGTGCGCTACCTCGGAAACTACGAGGACT is part of the Deltaproteobacteria bacterium genome and harbors:
- a CDS encoding ABC-F family ATP-binding cassette domain-containing protein, coding for MDRGAPGRGARRGGPWLGGRPGNHGGSGERAGGCERRARSSLLRRAFRHASSVVTALAALAPRLVRLARHDYPDGLLGARGARHPRRGGRRARRHRALSRACPSPDRPACSRLVLNVAGIAKRYGGQVVLDDVTWAVPDGARVGLTGPNGAGKSTLLRIIAGEVEPDRGTVALPRGARVGYLPQHILGTRGVTVRRHALAAFAELHELEAQRAALEHALATVPPESEEYTAVMERYMTVCEEWDHRGRYDTEAEAEAVLAGLGFGPSDMERDCGELSGGWQMRVALAQLLLRRPDFLLLDEPTNYLDLEARTWLEEFLVAYPGTLIMVAHDRYFLDVTVDHIAEVLHGRVTDYPMNYSHYLAEREERLEQARKAYEDQKAEIERVEAFIRRFRYQASKAALVQSRVKQLEKMDRLPPPDGHERTLKIRLPEAARSGRAVVELKGARKRFGAVRVYDGADVLIERGQRVALVGPNGAGKTTLLKMLAGVLALDGGERRVGQNVALGYFAQDHAEMLDPERTALEEVLAAASIETAPHVRSLLGAFLFSGDAVEKRTAVLSGGERSRLALAKLLVEPSNCLLLDEPTNHLDLTAKEVLMEALLAYTGTLVLVAHDRYLLDRLPTQVIEVGGGKAVRYLGNYEDYLRAKASAVAAASAPQGARAAGPARASR